GTACCTTCACTTTCCAGCAGGAAGTGTCTCCAGAAGGTGACAACTGGAGTCTCTCTGCTCAGCCTCTCTTCCTGATGAGAGAAGCTGATGGTGAAGAGCTGTCCAACCGACTGAGCTGTTAGACGAACTGCTGACTCACAGAACACTCTGCAGAAGACTGATGGGAAGAGCTGCACCTGGATCAGACCACAGGTTAGATCTTTACTAcactgtgttttattctgttaaCAGTGAACAGGTCTTTGTTAGCATTAACTAATCTTCACAGAGACCCCTGTGTTCCAATGTTTGATAAAACCTTTGGGGGAAAACAACAGAAACCTTAAGTCACCTGATTAAAGACACCCAGAGTCCCCAGACCCTCACGAAACCTGGAGGGCAGAAACCAGAGGTAAGTTAGAGAAAAGAAATATCTGCATCAGCACACACATCAaaagggaagggaggggtgagaaGGGAGACACGACTTGATATAACTGGGCGCAGTCTTTACTAGAAACACGTGTGCAGTAACTGTCACAAAGCGATCATTAACTGTTTATACTGCAGTTTGTATTGACAGTGGCTAACCTACCTGAGCTCATCAGTAACAGATAAATCCACAAGTGCTCTTCCTCTCATCTACCTTAGTTCTTGGGCTCTACCTCTGCAGTGGCAGCTGCATCCTGGTGATCATCATGAAACTGACAAGGTCCTCCACCAGACTGTCCCTGTCAGTCAGGCTGCTGATTGGTCGGGTGCAGCCGGCCAGCTCCAGGTACTCTCGGCTCGCCTCCATCGCTTGTTTGAGCTCGGCTAACGAACGTGCCTCTGCAATCTGAGAGCAGCCAGTCACCAGCTCCACCTTTCTGATCGCAACAAGCCTCTAATGCAAAGTTCGCCAACGAGCTGCTTCTGTACTCACCCTGCTGACCTGCTGAGTGAAGTGTGTGCTGGGGgtcatgtgtgtgaatgtgagggGGCGGTTGGGCGGGAAGTTAAAGAGGCACTGgtagagagcgggggagaagaaGCCCACAGGGGGACCACCGTGGACCAGGGACAGCGCCAGCAGACAGCCCACGTCGAAGTACATGTCATCACgtagagctgcacacacacacacacacacacacacacaggttcaaaTTTGAAATCTGAAGGAGAAATGTGCTATTTACCCCTTAACagaattaataataaaacagacaaTGGGAAAGAAGGAAATTGTTATTCCAACCCTGTGAGTCCAGCGCCAGGTTTTTGGATCCTTCTGGACCCTCGAAAACCACAGAGTCCTGGATCTGCTGCATCAGCAGCTTTAAGAAGTGTTGCTTTGTGTCGCCAGCCTGGGGTCTGCCAGGAAACATGGTCTGCAGCTGGTCCATGAACCTGGACACAGACAAAAAACGTTAAAAACAGGACAGAGGCATTAAACCAAACTGAATTTATCCATCGCTGACCTGacagacagagtgtgtgtggggtcgAAGTCTGTCCTCCGGACCAGATCCAGGCAGGCTGACAGAACCTGATCCCCACACACCTCCACCACAACGGTGTGGCCACTGAGCTGAGGAGCcaaagcctgcagcagctcttcagGAAACCCAGCTCTCACAGGTAATGAATGtctgagacagagagacaccaCTTACAACAACTTTATAATTTGATGAAACCTAAGCATAAGACACACAAACCAAAGGAAACAGGTTTAAAATGAGAACAGTTGAAGGATTGTTCGTCTCTGGTTGTGACTCTGTAGCATTTGCTGAAGCTGAATTAAACAGGCTTTAATTACATGTTCCTTTCATTCACCATCACAGCCCAGCTGCAGAGGCCTCAGGATTTCATGTCATGTCAAGTGCATACCTCTTAGACCCCACGGAGGACTGGAGGCGTTTGGACAGCAGGGACCTCCTGTGACCTCCTTGAGGAGACGCAACCAGAGAAGCTGGACAAGACAGAAGCAACCCATGTCAGTTTAGCTTCGGTGTCCAGAACTACTTTGATAACATTAGCTCATAACAGCCAGCTCACGTGGGCTTTCAGCTTTCTCTGACAGTCTGCACACTTCTAATGTTTCATTATTCAAAAATCGTCAAACCCGCGACAGATGGTTGGGGTTTATCaggagcagtcagtcagtcagacctTTCCCATCCGTCGCCTGTTTGCAGTCGGTGCAGGCCCAGTTTTTCGTGTCTAGCTTCAGCCTGGAACATTTCCTGTGAGTCCCTCTAGATCCACACAGACTGCAGCGAATCAACTCAAACCACCTGGAACAGCCACAAAAAAGGACCTGCTGGATTTGTATATCATTACCTGACTTCAGCTTTAAATAGTCCATTGTTTATTCCTGCATGACGTTTACATTTTGTGATTTTCACCTCAACTGTACTCTGAACAGCGCTGATGAAATCATTAGagaaaatatttacatataGATTTCTCTTTGTTTGGCTTTTCAACCCTTGTAAATTCAGGACTGAGTCAAGGATAGTGGTAGTAACTGTGGAATTAAGTGAATAAACAACAGAGGAAACGCTTCATGTCAATAAAACATGACTTAAATAAATTCACTGAAAGCCAGGTCGCACCCAGTCTTCgcggtgtgtgtgcgtccgctGTGACAGAGGCAGGTGGGAGCGTCACAGCGCTTGTAAACCTCAAGCAGCTCTGAATATGCATTTGCCTCCAGCTCCCATGAAGcatctctgcagaaacacaaatgacacaGGATGTGAATGACGGAAAGAAGAAAGTTCACTTTCTCTGGCTTGTCTGGTCAGGTTACCTCTCTGGGATGTATATTCCCATTCTCAGCATCTCTTCCTGGAAGTTTTCCTTGTTGTTGCACAGAGTACATTTGAAGAAGAAGAGTCCTGCACTGTGGGCCTGACgctgtcacagacacacaaactgatAAAGCAGGTCATATAGTAGCATGAAGTCTACATGCTGTCAGCCTGATCATCCAAATAACAAAAATACCTGCACAGAgatcattttattataatttgtcaCATTTAAAAGTATAGTAAACTAAAATTAAAGTATCTTTTTTTTGCTAAAAAGGACTACTGGTAATTAGATGGTTTAAACAGCTGCACATTAATGTTCTGTTGCAGCTTGGGAAAGCTCCTGCAGACACCAGTTCCTAGATGTTTCTGTTGATATGAAGTTCCTTCATTTCACCAGGTCAGTACCTGCACACAGTccctgtggaaccagctgccATGGCAGGATGGACATTTGAGGACAGAGTAGGACAGGACAGGCTCAATGGAGTCCAAACAGATAGAGCAGGACTGAGGGAGACTGACATCtggactcacacacagagactGAGTTGGACTGTGATCTGGACAGTAAgacctgaacacagagacagTCAGCTCAGACTAAGTCCTGTAATAGATCCAGCTGTGAGTAGATAAGAACTGGACCCTTCAATGTGTGGGCAGCACTCACGCGTAGAGTTCAGTGAATTGGGAAATaaatttttctttcttcccacAGGGGAAATGAACcatcttcctgcagctcctgacaTTACAGCCAACACAGGCTCCCTTCTTCTTACAGCTGTGACATGTCTGAAATACACAGCAAACACATACatgcattaaataaatacacagtggAAGCTTTGCTTTTAAAGTATAACAATTCTCACCAGTCGAGCTGAGCGGCGGATCTCTTGTTTGATGTCGTCCACTAAGAAACCAAAAACCCCCTCGTCCTCTTTCCCTCGCTGATAAACTCCACATGATGTCAGCTGACACACAACAGACGCATCATAGTTAGAATACATATCATAGCATCAACCTTTAGAACTGAGAGCCTGATGATCAGTACATGTTTCTGTTAGTGTGAACAGAGACTCACCAAACACAGATAGTGGACAGACAGT
Above is a window of Betta splendens chromosome 22, fBetSpl5.4, whole genome shotgun sequence DNA encoding:
- the g2e3 gene encoding G2/M phase-specific E3 ubiquitin-protein ligase, with protein sequence MEKKKVRLQDTSSSSFQEDCCALCRLSEDDPAMFGEKITVKEHKLSVHYLCLLTSCGVYQRGKEDEGVFGFLVDDIKQEIRRSARLTCHSCKKKGACVGCNVRSCRKMVHFPCGKKEKFISQFTELYASYCPDHSPTQSLCVSPDVSLPQSCSICLDSIEPVLSYSVLKCPSCHGSWFHRDCVQRQAHSAGLFFFKCTLCNNKENFQEEMLRMGIYIPERDASWELEANAYSELLEVYKRCDAPTCLCHSGRTHTAKTGWFELIRCSLCGSRGTHRKCSRLKLDTKNWACTDCKQATDGKASLVASPQGGHRRSLLSKRLQSSVGSKRHSLPVRAGFPEELLQALAPQLSGHTVVVEVCGDQVLSACLDLVRRTDFDPTHTLSVRFMDQLQTMFPGRPQAGDTKQHFLKLLMQQIQDSVVFEGPEGSKNLALDSQALRDDMYFDVGCLLALSLVHGGPPVGFFSPALYQCLFNFPPNRPLTFTHMTPSTHFTQQVSRIAEARSLAELKQAMEASREYLELAGCTRPISSLTDRDSLVEDLVSFMMITRMQLPLQRFREGLGTLGVFNQVQLFPSVFCRVFCESAVRLTAQSVGQLFTISFSHQEERLSRETPVVTFWRHFLLESEVGRSSISLQDLLHFATGAEELPSIGLHPPPYISFLHPAVEEKRRPIRQEQTDKGLFPQSEPGSNHLLLPVTSSYQAFKGSMEQAISHHVHLLPTGN